TCGAATACGATGCCGGCAAGCCGCGCGTACTTGATTTTGAAGGAAGCAACCATGCAGATCTGGCACGGTTTTACAAGGGTTTCGGGGCTAAAGAAGTCGTATATTTACGCCTCCGAAAAAACAGACTTCCTTTCTGGATCAAATGGATGAAATAACATGTTACACGACCTGAGCAAGAGCAATACCATTCTGAATCATTTCATCGCTGAACTAAGGGATGTAAACATTCAGAAGGATAGTATGCGTTTCCGGCGCAACCTGGAACGTATAGGGGAAGTAGCGGCCCTGGAACTCAGCCGCACGCTTCAGTATCAGCCCGCCGAAGTAGAGACACCACTCGGTGTAGCGAACACCTCTCTTTTGCGGGAGCAGCCGGTACTGGCTACGATTCTGAGGGCAGGATTACCGATGCATGCCGGGCTGCAGAATTTCTTTGACCGTGCACAGAACGCGTTTATTTCAGCCTTTCGGAAACATCACAAGGACGGTAGTTTTGACGTGCAGGTAGAGTACCTCGCCTGTCCGCCCCTTGCAGGAAAAACATTAATTCTTTCAGATCCCATGCTGGCCACCGGATCTTCACTGGTACTCACCTACAAAGCCTTGCAGAAAAGAGGGCAGCCGGCACAGATTCACGTTGTATGCGCCATTGCCAGCCTGGAGGGAGTGGATCATGTACGCAAACATCTTCCCGAGGGCACACATATCTGGTGCGGAGCCATTGACGACGAGCTTACAGCGCAGGCCTACATCGTACCCGGTCTCGGGGATGCAGGAGATCTTGCCTTCGGCGAAAAAGTGTAAATATGGGTACCGCAGACTGGCAATACCTTGCGGAGTTGCTCTCCGTGTTTCTAACCGCCGCCACAAAGTTTCTTTTTGCGCCTCTTGCAGGATATTACCTGGGAATGAGCCTTAAGACCACGCTGGTGGTGACCACGCTGGGCGGTTTGACCGGAATTTTTCTTTCCTCTGTGCTGGGAGCGATGATTCGCAAATACTGGCGCTCCTTTTTCTGTCTCTTTCTGGCGCCGTTCAGTAAACAATCATACCGCGAGCTGGTGAACACACCGCCCCGGCGATTTTCCCGGATGAACCGTCTCATTGCCCATGTTCGCCGGAAATTCGGCCTGGCCGGGCTGGCTTTTATCACACCTCTTCTTATTTCCATTCCTGCCGGAATGATCATTGCCATGAACATATACAGTAGAAAAGGCAGGGTAATTGCCGCGATGATTATTTCACTTCTGTTCTGGTCGCTGACACTGAATTTTGCCACACCGGCGCTGATGAAGTACCTGGCAGAAAACTCCACGGGTTTTTGAAAAAATACTCGCATATTTTTTTTGACTTTGACCGGACGATCTGGGATTACGAGACCAATGCAGACGAGGCGATCCGGGAACTGGCCGTGCATTATTCACTGGCGGCGCGGGGCATTGAAAACACGAATTTGTTTATTACGGAGTACAACAAGATCAATGATGATCTCTGGGAGCGTTACGGAAAGAACGAGGTAACAAAGGAGGAGTTGCGTTCCCAGCGATTCCACCTGGCATTTCTGAAATTCGGCTTAAAAGATTTTGAGATGGCGCAGCAGATCAGTGCCGACTTCACAGTTTTAGCTTGCCAGAAGCCGCATTTAGTGCCCGGGGCGAAGGAATTGCTGGATTATCTGAAGGGCCGGTATCCGATACACCTGATCACAAACGGATTTGAGGAAACACAAAAAATGAAGATCAAACATGCACGGGTGGGACACTATTTCGACAGCATGATCACATCCGAACGCGCGCAAGCGAAAAAGCCCGCGAAGGAGATCTTTGAATTCGCTCTGCGCGAAACAGGAGCAGATCCGGCAAATTCCATCATGATCGGCGACCATTACGAATTAGACGCCCTGGCGGCGATGAAAGTGGGGATGGATGGGGTGTGGTTTACGAATAGTGAAATAAAGGAGTCGGAAGCCACGTACACCGTTCAAAAGCTGGTGGAGTTAAAGGGGATGTTTTAAAGGTACTAGTACGGATTACGGATCTATACGGATGTACGGATTACGGATCAGTACGGATGTACGGATTACGGATCGGTACGGATTACGGATCTATACGGATGTACGGATTACAGATCGGTACGGATGCACGGATAGGTTGCCGGGGGTGGATTAGGAGTGCCAATGAAAATCCCTGCTTTTTGAGATCTTACGACGAATGCTGATGTTGGGACGGACGAATGGTTGATGTTTGTCATTGAATTTTAGCATGACTTTCTTTTGCTGCATTTGGGTTTTAAAATAGAACCTCAACAATTTGGAACCGGTGATTGAGTAGACTACATTTGGGTTAACAAACTCATTGCTGCATGAAATTCTCACTCTCCTTCACGTTTGCCTTTCTCCTGTTAGGGGGGGGGGGCATGTACGCACAAACTAACACTTTTCCTTCGAACGGAAATACCGGGGTTGGAACTACAAATCCGGGTGAAAAACTGGAAGTTGTAGGAAACATCAAAGTTACCGGAGATCTCGTTGTGGGAGGTCTATCACGACTGAAAAGCAATGTGATCATTGAAGGCCCGCTGCGTTTAAAACCTTTTACCCTGAATTACCAGGCGCCCGACAGATTGTTAGGGGTGAATGCCATGGGAGTAGTGACGGTGAACCCCAGCATTGATCGTTTAAATGTTTACAGGATCGCTCCGGTACCGGGAGACAGCATCATTCGATTCGGGGACAGCACCTTACTTTTTTATCCTTACAACAGGATATGGGCCGATCAAACCCAAACGGTTAAAGGCATCGGGATCAGCGGAGGAACCTCGCTGGGAGCTTTAGCTGTAGCGTTGGGAAAGACTTCGGCATCGGGAGATCATTCCATTTCTCTTGGGTACCAGGTGCGCGCGGCGGGGTTTAATGCTGTTGTCATTGGCTCAAATCCTACCGGATCACCAACCTATTTCACGAACTATACCACCAATTCCCTGATGGTGGGCTTTAATTCCGACCGGCCAACCTTGTATGTAAGCTCATCTGGTGGTGCGGGGACTACGGGCGTGGTTTGCATCGGCACCACTGTCCTGCCCAATGGACCACAATATAAGTTAGCCGTTGCCGGCACTATTCTCAGTCATGAGGTAGAGGTGGTCGCTCCTACCCAATGGCCCGATTACGTTTTTGAGAAAGATTATAAACTCATGTCGCTGGATGAGCGTAAAGCTTACCTTGAAAAGCACCGCCATCTGCCCTATGTGTCTTCCGCGGAGGAGTTAGGGAAGAATGGCATTGCAGTAGCCGAAATGTTCAAGTCCCTGACAAAGAACATTGAAGAACTGAATTTGTACATTTTTCAGCAACAAGAACAGATAAGGACGCTTGAAAAGCGTTTGCTGGAACTCGAACAAAAAGCAAAGTAGTCATGAAACAGTTTTTGACCCTTGCTTTCGCCGGTTCTATTATAAGTTCTGTACCTGGTCAGGTACCGTTTCCGTGTACCCGTATCCAGGGCGGGCCCTACTCTTCAGGTGTGCATACTGTTTATAATTCAGAGTGCGTAACATCTCCCGGCGTTATTCCAGTCATTACCCTATTCGACCAGCAGGCCCAGGTGGAGTTCAAATCCGGAAAATCCATCAAAATGCTCCCGGGGTTCCGCGCAGGTAACTTCACAACAGGACATTTTTTAGCACATATTGAAGAGCCCGCAGTAAACGCTTTTATTTACTCGCCCGCAAACTACGATCCCATTAACAACCCCATACTGAAGTACAGCAAGTTTGAAATAGGTATAGAATTGCCTCAAAGCATACAAGATCAGATCAATGATTTTATTGGCGGAAATGCCGGAATTAATCCCTATGATCCCGATCAGATCAAGATCCAGGTGGATTTTCAACATCAACTCACCGGAAATATATACACCCGCTACGGTTTTTATTATCAGGATGTAACCGCTTCAGGAAACGGGTGGACCATAAACACAAATACACTTCATCCCTTCAGGGTCCGCTTCGCTCCGCCATTAGATGGGTTCTGGTACGCCACTATTAAGCTTATCGTAAACAATAACCAGGTTGGGAATCCGTATGTAGCGAATTTTCTCGCAAGCCCCAGTAACGAGAAAGGGCATTTGCTGGTGGGGACCTATAAAAAGACCCTGAAGTATGAAAACAGAGAAAGCTTCTTCGCTATTGGAAGGAATGTCGCTTTTGCGGAGGAAGATCCCTGGGAGTCGTGCACCTCTACACCTCAAAAGTTTAATGAACAGAGAAGTTACATATCAAGCATAGCTTCAAATGGCGGAAATTTTGTGCGGGTTAGAATGGATCCATGGAGCAATGCTATTGAATGGGGAACAACGCAATGTGGAAATTATCAAAACCGCCAGGATCATGCATGGGAATTGGATAATACCTTGACATTATGCGAAACAGATAATATGAAAATGATGCTATGTCTTCAGGGAGATGCGGAGCTGAGCACTTTTTTTGAGTGGGATAGCAATGACAACCTGCACAGCATCAACTGGGGAGCAACAGGACAGGGCAATCCTCCGAATGTAATTGCCCAAAATCCCTATTACCATTTGCTCGGGGGGCCCAGTGTGAACCCCAGCCCTATGCTCTTTCTCACAGATCAGTCCGCGAAGCAATATTTCAAGCAGAGGCTATTTTATATAAATGCCAGGTGGGGCTACAGCACCAGTATTGCCCTTTGGGAGCTGATGAATGAAACTGACAATATCGGGCGATACGGGATAGGCCCAACGCAAACCCTGTATAATTCAACAACGGTACAACAAGCGGTTAAAGACTGGCATTGCGAAATGAGTACATATCTCTCCTCCTTTTACCCTGCCCACCTCACAACAACCGGCTATACCGGCGGGGGGCCAAAGCAGTTTGATCAAAGTTCTCTTTGTCCGGTGTTAAGTGTGTTGTCGGGAAATAGTTACCGTGACGATATTACTATGAATAGTGACGCACGTTTTCATTTTAAAAACTCAAAATTCTATTACAATTATTTCAATCCCTCTCCACCTCTTAATCCATATTACAGTCCAAAACCTTTCATTTTTGGTGAGATTGGATTGGATAATGGTTGTTTCACTTGTCAAGACAACGACTTTCATAATGCCACTTGGGCCACCGCCTTTATGGGCCACATGGGAAGCGGACTTCACTGGTGGGACTGGGAAAATCAGTCAATAAACCATAATGCAAATTTTCTGCCTTTGAAAATCTTTATCAGTAACATAGACTTTGAAGCAACAAATTATTACTCTCATGTGAACGTTTCACACAACATTGCCCAAGACAAAAGAATAGAAATTTTTTGGCTCGCCGATAATGCCGGCCGGCAGGGCTATGGCTGGATTCACAACGAGAGCGTGTACTGGAAAAATTCTTCTGAAAGCTGCACACTCTCTGTCTGCGATGCGGTTACCACACAGCCCGGCACACCTTATGTTATTTACGAGCAGCTCAATAACCCGAAGGTGGAAATAACCGGGCTGAACGTACTTCGCTATTACGACTTTGATTTTTACAGCACCCGGCAAACAGGACAATACATAGGAAGCCATGGGAACGAGCTGGCTAACCTGGCCGGCACCGTCAAATTCAGGTATAAACTAACCACAGTGCCTGATTACACATACAATGAATACCCTGACGTGGCTTTCAGATATAGGATCAACGGCACTAACCGCATTACCGGAGATACCGTTTGGCTCCCGAATGATACAAATCTCTATGTTGCCAACCCTTTCCCTTTCTCTCCGGGTTTGGGCGACACGGAGACATACAGTTTATTATGGAATTTTGGCTTTGGGGCAGTTTCGGAGGATCCAAATCCTGAGATACTTTTTCCCGGACCGGGGCTTTATACTGTGTCACTTCAGTTAACGGACAGCTTTGATCACAGCACTTGGATATTTCAAAACTTTGTCTTTTTGGATACTGCAGGCTATGGCAGCGGAAGATTTCAGGCATTACCGGAAACTTTGGCACCACATTTTTATCCCAATCCATGTAGGGACTATTTATTCTTTTTGACGGCTGGTTACGATTATTATGAGTTATATTCGACAACAGGCGAATTATTGATTTCTTCGAAGTGCGATTTTGAAGTTACTTATATAGATCTTCGTCAATTTTCATCAAGCATTTACCTGTTGAGGCTTATCAATGAAAGAAAGATTGAGACTTTAAAGATACTTAAGGAATGACCGATTATAAACGATTGTTTGCCTGAACAACTATTTGATTACCAATATTGATATTTTTATTACTCAAGAGGTCTAATGAAAAAAGCAATTCCACTCATTATTCTGCTGTCGGTGATTGGACCGCCATTGACTTTATTCTCACAGGATACGTTAAGATCTAAATTGTCGGTTTCTCTTTTATATGGTATAAGTGGTTTACAATTGAATATTGATCAAGATTCTGAAACCTATGGCGACGGAAAGAGGTTTGCGCCCACGACAAATGATTTTAGCACATACGACTTCTCCAAGGGCGGGTCAATCTCTTTCCAATTGCCGATCTTTAGTAAAATGTTATTCGGCATTTCTTCAAGCTTAATATTCAGTAATTGTGTTGTAATTGGCAGAGTATTAAAACCTTTGGGGTCCGCATATGAATACAATATTAATGGAATAGCAATAACACCTGGAGATAGCGTAATCCCAATCGATAAATATTCCTTCCGAACGATTAGTTTTTATGCCATGTTATCAATTCCAATGAACAAAAGCAAAAGGTTGTCAATATCTGGTGGCGCAGGGCTAGGGAAGAGTACAATTTACAGAAAAGAGCGATCTATTGGTAAATATTCTGATATCGAGAAAGGGACGTCTATTTCCGAACGAAACTTTTCATTTGTTGGCTCTCTCTCTCATGAATTGAAACATATCGGAAATTATTCTATCATTGGAAAATTAGACATTTATTACTATCCGTTTCTCGTTGGAGGATTTATCGACTTTTATAATACGAGATTTCGTGCATTCTTCCGACAATTTTATTTAGTGACTCCGAGCATTGGAGTGTCATTTTAGTTTTTAATACCTGATTGGATTCAATGCCACATTTATTAAATTGTTCTCGATAATGGAGTATGCGAATGATACAACCCTCTATGTTGCCAGCCCTTTTACTTTCTCCCCCGGTTTGGGTGACACTAACGCGTATAGTTTATCATGGAATTTTGATTTTGGGACTTTTTCGGAGGAACCAAATCCTGAGATACTTTTTCCCGAACCGGGGCTTTATACTGTGTCACTTCAGTTAACGGACAGCCTTGATCATCGCACATGGATATTTCAAAACTTTATTTTTCTGGACAGTACCATATCCGACAATTACCGGTTACAGAAGGGTGAGAATAACGAGAGTGTGTTTATATATCCCAACCCCTGTAAGGATTACTTGTTCATCCCATGCGACAAATGTGCCGCCCTCGAATTGTATTCGATTTCCGGAGAGCTACTGGAATTTAAAGCAGTTACACCGGAAATTACTTCATTTGACATGAGAAACTATTCTCCAGGCATTTATTTGCTGAAGCTTATCGGCACAAATGAAACCCACATGATGAAAGTTATCCGAAATGACTAAACTTACGCAGATAGCTTTGTTACTTTGTCTCCATATTAGCGGATATAATTTAGTTGCGCAGGATTCATTAAAAAGATGTTTTTCAGCACACCTGTTCTTAGGAGGTAGCAACCTAAATGCAATAATTCATCAATCAAGTGAAACTTATGGAGATTATGGAGCAATGTTCGCACCCACAAAGAACACGTTCAATACTCTTTCAAGTGTTCAGAGCGCTTCGATTTCGTACCAGTTTCCGATTTTTAAAAGAATATTACTGGGCCTTTCGGGAAATCTCCTTTATTATACCGCCGAGATCAATGACAGAGTGCTAAAGCCTCAATTTCAGTTCAATTGTTATGATTGTGCGTATACATATAACAGCGACAGTGCTACGATATTTCCAGGTGACAGCGTAATACCCAGCGACAGGTATTATTTCCGCACTATGAGTCTCAACCTAATTATATCCGTTCCAATTGGGAAAAGCAAAAGAACATTGATAACGGTAGGAGCTGGCAGGCCGAATAAAAATTGCATATACCGGGTTCAAAGGGTAATATATTCTAATGTGGATAAGGGATACATTTCTTCTTCAAGCCTAAGTACCGTCAGATTATTTTTCGGTTCTGTTTCGACCTGTCTTCGCAGCTGGGAAAAATTAAAGCTAATTGGAAAAATAGATTTTTATTATTCCAAGGAAATATTCGGAGGACATATAGACTTTTATAATACTGAATTTAGTGCGACTTTCAATGATTTCCGTATGCTCTCGGCCGGAATTGGAATATCATTTTGATATATCATTTTTTTATTAAGCAATAATGAAAATCAAATAACAGCCACTCATGAAAAAAGCGCTTCTTCTCATTTTCACCTGCACCACGTTATTCTCCTTTGCCCAGTGGACACCGCAGACCTCCACCACCACCAATGATATTCCGGCGGTACAGTTTATTAATGCGAACACCGGTATTGCGCTGGCCGGTTTAACGCAGTTGAACACAACCAATG
Above is a genomic segment from Bacteroidia bacterium containing:
- the upp gene encoding uracil phosphoribosyltransferase gives rise to the protein MLHDLSKSNTILNHFIAELRDVNIQKDSMRFRRNLERIGEVAALELSRTLQYQPAEVETPLGVANTSLLREQPVLATILRAGLPMHAGLQNFFDRAQNAFISAFRKHHKDGSFDVQVEYLACPPLAGKTLILSDPMLATGSSLVLTYKALQKRGQPAQIHVVCAIASLEGVDHVRKHLPEGTHIWCGAIDDELTAQAYIVPGLGDAGDLAFGEKV
- a CDS encoding YjjG family noncanonical pyrimidine nucleotidase, whose amino-acid sequence is MKKYSHIFFDFDRTIWDYETNADEAIRELAVHYSLAARGIENTNLFITEYNKINDDLWERYGKNEVTKEELRSQRFHLAFLKFGLKDFEMAQQISADFTVLACQKPHLVPGAKELLDYLKGRYPIHLITNGFEETQKMKIKHARVGHYFDSMITSERAQAKKPAKEIFEFALRETGADPANSIMIGDHYELDALAAMKVGMDGVWFTNSEIKESEATYTVQKLVELKGMF
- a CDS encoding DUF5060 domain-containing protein; this encodes MKQFLTLAFAGSIISSVPGQVPFPCTRIQGGPYSSGVHTVYNSECVTSPGVIPVITLFDQQAQVEFKSGKSIKMLPGFRAGNFTTGHFLAHIEEPAVNAFIYSPANYDPINNPILKYSKFEIGIELPQSIQDQINDFIGGNAGINPYDPDQIKIQVDFQHQLTGNIYTRYGFYYQDVTASGNGWTINTNTLHPFRVRFAPPLDGFWYATIKLIVNNNQVGNPYVANFLASPSNEKGHLLVGTYKKTLKYENRESFFAIGRNVAFAEEDPWESCTSTPQKFNEQRSYISSIASNGGNFVRVRMDPWSNAIEWGTTQCGNYQNRQDHAWELDNTLTLCETDNMKMMLCLQGDAELSTFFEWDSNDNLHSINWGATGQGNPPNVIAQNPYYHLLGGPSVNPSPMLFLTDQSAKQYFKQRLFYINARWGYSTSIALWELMNETDNIGRYGIGPTQTLYNSTTVQQAVKDWHCEMSTYLSSFYPAHLTTTGYTGGGPKQFDQSSLCPVLSVLSGNSYRDDITMNSDARFHFKNSKFYYNYFNPSPPLNPYYSPKPFIFGEIGLDNGCFTCQDNDFHNATWATAFMGHMGSGLHWWDWENQSINHNANFLPLKIFISNIDFEATNYYSHVNVSHNIAQDKRIEIFWLADNAGRQGYGWIHNESVYWKNSSESCTLSVCDAVTTQPGTPYVIYEQLNNPKVEITGLNVLRYYDFDFYSTRQTGQYIGSHGNELANLAGTVKFRYKLTTVPDYTYNEYPDVAFRYRINGTNRITGDTVWLPNDTNLYVANPFPFSPGLGDTETYSLLWNFGFGAVSEDPNPEILFPGPGLYTVSLQLTDSFDHSTWIFQNFVFLDTAGYGSGRFQALPETLAPHFYPNPCRDYLFFLTAGYDYYELYSTTGELLISSKCDFEVTYIDLRQFSSSIYLLRLINERKIETLKILKE
- a CDS encoding T9SS type A sorting domain-containing protein, translating into MEYANDTTLYVASPFTFSPGLGDTNAYSLSWNFDFGTFSEEPNPEILFPEPGLYTVSLQLTDSLDHRTWIFQNFIFLDSTISDNYRLQKGENNESVFIYPNPCKDYLFIPCDKCAALELYSISGELLEFKAVTPEITSFDMRNYSPGIYLLKLIGTNETHMMKVIRND